A genomic stretch from Candidatus Krumholzibacteriota bacterium includes:
- a CDS encoding TolC family protein: MSMRSVAILLLAVFLTFASTGLPGGAVFSSAASAQEVFSLDECIDLALKNNPDVHLARENLKKYESSVKYSYGNLLPNLSAAVSSGHVYYGPSSVQFDSQGRPVQTSGFDYNNYGFRMTSDMVFFDGGGNYSRINNARHTRDGAREQFQYSKDLLTADVIRAYYNLVRSKMLYIVTEESMEQAGKNLSRSEALLEVGSATRADVLKAKVRYSNTRLSMISARNRIELAREELAALLNTRSDQLIDVDTTLIIDIVDPDPEEEITFAIEHRSDLKSLDCFKKAAKSGITRARSGWFPVIGANFGYYWNDRAMAENFNFFKEEYQWNITGYISLNIFDRFMTSTNIASAKADYRIAEYNLEKSRLSAVKEIKSLLFGIREASERIDVATETVEQATEDVRLAEERYRVGAGTMLETIDAQVALTQAKADVIEARCDYLVAVADLARATGRRTGIK, translated from the coding sequence ATGAGTATGAGATCTGTAGCGATATTATTACTGGCAGTCTTTCTGACCTTCGCCTCTACGGGGTTGCCCGGAGGTGCTGTTTTTTCTTCGGCCGCGTCGGCGCAGGAGGTCTTTTCGCTCGACGAATGTATCGACCTGGCTTTGAAAAACAATCCGGATGTCCATCTGGCCCGGGAGAACCTGAAAAAGTATGAAAGTTCCGTGAAATACAGCTACGGAAATCTGCTGCCGAATCTCTCCGCCGCCGTTTCGTCAGGGCATGTCTATTACGGACCTTCATCGGTCCAGTTCGATTCCCAGGGTCGCCCCGTACAGACGAGCGGATTCGATTATAATAACTACGGGTTCAGAATGACTTCGGACATGGTCTTCTTCGACGGAGGAGGAAACTACAGCCGAATCAATAACGCGAGGCACACGAGGGACGGGGCGAGGGAACAGTTTCAGTACAGTAAGGATCTTTTGACAGCGGACGTGATCAGGGCGTATTACAATCTGGTCAGAAGCAAGATGCTTTATATTGTAACTGAAGAGTCGATGGAACAGGCGGGCAAGAACCTGTCAAGATCGGAAGCCCTTCTTGAGGTCGGTTCGGCAACAAGGGCCGATGTCCTGAAAGCGAAAGTGCGTTATTCAAATACTCGTCTTTCAATGATCAGCGCCCGCAACCGGATCGAACTGGCCAGGGAAGAACTCGCGGCGCTTCTGAACACGCGCTCCGATCAGCTGATAGATGTCGATACGACATTGATCATAGATATCGTCGATCCCGATCCTGAAGAGGAGATCACTTTCGCGATCGAACACAGATCGGACCTTAAAAGTCTCGATTGTTTCAAAAAAGCGGCGAAATCGGGTATCACCAGGGCGAGAAGCGGATGGTTTCCCGTCATCGGGGCGAACTTCGGATATTACTGGAACGATCGCGCGATGGCTGAAAATTTCAATTTCTTCAAGGAAGAATATCAATGGAATATTACCGGTTACATAAGCCTGAATATTTTCGACAGGTTTATGACCAGCACTAATATCGCTTCAGCCAAAGCTGATTACAGGATCGCCGAATACAATCTTGAAAAAAGCAGGTTGTCGGCGGTCAAGGAGATCAAATCTCTTCTTTTCGGTATACGCGAAGCAAGTGAGAGAATAGACGTGGCGACGGAGACTGTGGAACAGGCGACAGAGGATGTAAGGCTGGCCGAAGAGAGATACAGGGTCGGCGCTGGAACGATGCTTGAGACTATCGACGCCCAGGTCGCCTTGACGCAGGCGAAAGCCGATGTCATAGAGGCAAGGTGCGATTATCTCGTCGCGGTAGCCGATCTGGCCCGTGCCACGGGGCGAAGGACAGGCATTAAATAA
- a CDS encoding biopolymer transporter ExbD, giving the protein MIKKSSKVSSEFSTSSMSDINFLLLIFFLVTTMFAVEKGLPMALPGQESKSVKLKKDNVVVLQAYANGSIVVRGSGPVRLEDLKLFVENKLIQNSKAVIVIETHPDADYGLMIDILDELRLANAERISLRTMKSGA; this is encoded by the coding sequence ATGATCAAGAAAAGCTCAAAAGTCTCATCTGAATTCAGTACTTCATCGATGTCGGATATCAACTTCCTGCTGCTCATCTTCTTTCTGGTGACGACGATGTTCGCTGTTGAAAAGGGGCTGCCGATGGCGTTGCCGGGGCAGGAGTCGAAATCCGTGAAGTTGAAGAAGGACAACGTCGTCGTTCTTCAGGCGTACGCGAACGGATCGATCGTCGTCAGGGGATCGGGGCCGGTAAGGCTGGAAGATCTCAAACTTTTCGTCGAGAACAAACTGATTCAGAACAGCAAAGCTGTTATCGTAATCGAGACGCATCCTGACGCCGATTATGGTCTTATGATAGATATTCTCGATGAGCTGCGCCTGGCAAATGCCGAGCGCATATCGTTGAGGACTATGAAATCAGGCGCGTAG
- a CDS encoding energy transducer TonB, producing the protein MATVAIANQEFKGGYNRYLRNSLYAAMVIHFVTIYFSPPFEFKPYVLKEQEFIVVETADDFELPPPPQEIDQPVIPMEAAEGEEVDEDTEIAPTSFDRIDNLPPPPPPPTENAQEFYAFDEPPQLVKYVSPKYPNLAQSAGIEGTVTIRVVVGIDGKVESASVLQSDVTPAMERAAITAAKQFVFKPAKQRTVPVRASMAVPIRFKLHGR; encoded by the coding sequence GTGGCTACAGTAGCTATTGCAAATCAGGAGTTTAAGGGAGGATACAACAGGTATCTGAGGAATTCTCTCTATGCTGCCATGGTGATACATTTCGTCACGATCTATTTCTCTCCTCCCTTTGAGTTCAAACCATACGTGTTGAAGGAGCAGGAGTTTATCGTCGTAGAGACTGCCGACGATTTCGAATTGCCTCCTCCGCCCCAGGAGATCGATCAGCCGGTAATCCCGATGGAAGCGGCAGAAGGGGAGGAAGTGGATGAGGATACCGAGATAGCTCCGACGAGTTTCGACAGGATCGACAATCTTCCGCCTCCACCTCCGCCTCCGACGGAAAACGCGCAGGAGTTCTACGCCTTCGATGAACCTCCTCAACTTGTCAAATACGTATCTCCGAAATATCCGAACCTCGCACAGTCGGCGGGTATCGAAGGCACGGTAACTATCAGGGTCGTCGTTGGGATCGACGGAAAGGTCGAGAGCGCGAGCGTGCTTCAATCGGACGTCACGCCGGCAATGGAACGGGCTGCCATTACGGCCGCGAAGCAGTTTGTCTTCAAACCTGCCAAACAGAGGACAGTTCCGGTTAGAGCCTCGATGGCTGTCCCGATCAGGTTCAAACTGCACGGCAGATAA
- a CDS encoding PorV/PorQ family protein, which produces MKSKVLIGFMVLMVVPVMLLGSTKPFEKVGTYAAPFLKIGPSARAAGMGNAFTAIADDATAIYWNPAGMVEINRTQVTLNSTLWPADIDVYFVGAVFTTPYLPGTFGISARALVMDPQVERTIYMPEGTKRFFDAGDMSFGLSYATYFTDKFSAGFTGHFIHMGLADKSVETMAFDFGLIYRIGIQGMRLGMMIQSLGGEVDFDDRSSKMPTLFKVGLSMDAYRRGMHAVLAAGEFSHPSDNKERMNVGMEYVFNQFFYLRSGYNINYDTSKLGWGVGFRVDTSQTSDLGFDYAWEDLDYLGSTHRVTLNFSY; this is translated from the coding sequence GCCTGTAATGCTTTTGGGGTCGACTAAACCGTTCGAAAAGGTAGGGACATACGCAGCTCCATTTCTCAAGATCGGTCCTTCGGCGAGAGCTGCCGGTATGGGAAACGCCTTCACGGCTATAGCCGACGACGCGACAGCGATCTACTGGAACCCGGCGGGAATGGTTGAGATCAACCGTACTCAGGTAACCTTGAACTCTACTCTTTGGCCGGCTGATATCGATGTCTATTTCGTGGGGGCGGTCTTTACCACTCCCTACCTTCCCGGAACGTTCGGGATAAGCGCGAGGGCGCTGGTCATGGATCCCCAGGTCGAGAGAACGATATATATGCCGGAAGGGACAAAACGTTTCTTCGATGCCGGTGATATGTCATTCGGACTCTCGTACGCGACCTATTTTACCGACAAGTTCTCTGCCGGTTTTACCGGGCATTTCATTCATATGGGACTTGCCGACAAGAGCGTGGAGACGATGGCGTTCGATTTCGGGCTTATCTACAGGATAGGGATACAGGGGATGAGACTTGGTATGATGATCCAGTCTCTTGGCGGTGAAGTCGATTTCGACGACCGCTCGTCGAAGATGCCGACACTGTTCAAAGTCGGTTTGAGCATGGATGCCTACAGAAGGGGTATGCATGCTGTCCTCGCGGCCGGTGAGTTTTCCCATCCTTCCGATAACAAGGAACGGATGAATGTCGGTATGGAGTATGTCTTCAACCAGTTCTTCTATCTGAGATCGGGATATAATATCAATTATGATACTTCGAAACTGGGCTGGGGTGTCGGATTCAGAGTCGATACAAGTCAGACCTCCGATCTTGGATTCGATTATGCCTGGGAGGATCTTGATTACCTTGGATCGACCCACCGTGTGACACTGAACTTCAGTTACTAG
- a CDS encoding GWxTD domain-containing protein, whose translation MRRNIALAVVLLLILGLNSGLSNGGSLRGEGDFEFYLDAGSLPLKGEKVLEIFQIAVPTKEIKYEKKDDGFEAVVSVYLAIGRDGEKIYEKQLMIRDSRVVEPSSADLAGFLYISDSCSVDPGIYHLTVRLEDRSRRKKTLLGALRNKHFYSLIENELLDIRSFDHTRIVMSDPFLLWGRDSDGRFIPNPMSVYGLKNDTLTVFTQARLPDGVDRPEIEIYMTILNDRGMVVDSLGFNARVRGGRAAILGRFDVNKWEAGGYRVNISASSRPSLFAMTGKDFNIAWELLNWQRPRRDVLGEARIIFNDFEFDEFKSVGIGQQESILNEFWKKLDPTPHTAVNENYEIFTDRVRYADSHFSDHRKGSLTDRGQIYVRFGPPEDILEESVPFNRTDLDEVIDKLDDQYKVVIHNTYKGFGTEAVNIYDMTTDRAKLYRGGGMDTGAYQLWLYSLKGRPLFERDDLMSINSGLRFLFIDKDGVGAYVLVGTSDDFKDESRGSSSIME comes from the coding sequence ATGAGAAGAAATATTGCTCTTGCTGTGGTCCTACTGTTGATCCTGGGGTTGAACTCCGGTCTTTCCAATGGAGGATCACTGAGAGGCGAAGGTGATTTCGAGTTCTATCTCGATGCCGGTTCGCTTCCTCTCAAGGGCGAGAAGGTACTTGAGATATTTCAGATAGCAGTTCCTACGAAAGAAATAAAATATGAGAAGAAAGACGACGGCTTTGAGGCTGTCGTCTCTGTTTATCTGGCGATCGGTCGCGACGGCGAAAAGATCTATGAAAAACAACTGATGATCCGCGATTCCAGGGTTGTGGAGCCTTCATCTGCCGACCTGGCGGGATTTCTTTATATTTCCGATTCATGCAGCGTTGATCCGGGTATATATCACCTGACCGTTCGGTTGGAGGACCGGAGCAGGAGAAAGAAGACCCTGCTCGGTGCTTTGCGGAACAAACACTTTTATTCGCTTATAGAGAACGAATTGCTCGATATAAGATCGTTTGATCATACCAGGATCGTCATGAGTGATCCATTCCTTCTCTGGGGCCGCGACAGTGATGGCAGATTCATTCCCAATCCGATGAGTGTCTACGGCCTGAAGAACGATACCCTTACCGTCTTTACGCAGGCCAGGTTGCCGGACGGCGTCGACAGGCCTGAAATCGAGATATATATGACGATTCTCAACGACAGGGGAATGGTAGTCGACTCCCTTGGTTTTAACGCTCGGGTCAGAGGCGGGAGAGCGGCGATCCTTGGACGTTTCGATGTCAATAAATGGGAGGCTGGCGGGTACAGGGTGAATATATCGGCATCGTCCCGGCCGAGCCTCTTTGCGATGACAGGGAAGGATTTCAATATCGCGTGGGAACTTCTAAACTGGCAGAGGCCGCGAAGGGATGTCCTCGGTGAAGCAAGGATCATATTCAACGATTTCGAATTTGATGAATTCAAAAGCGTCGGTATTGGACAGCAGGAATCGATCCTTAACGAATTCTGGAAGAAGCTCGATCCTACTCCCCATACGGCGGTCAACGAGAATTACGAGATATTCACCGACAGGGTAAGGTACGCCGATTCCCACTTCAGCGATCATCGGAAAGGATCGCTGACGGACAGGGGGCAGATATACGTAAGGTTCGGTCCACCCGAAGATATACTGGAGGAAAGCGTTCCGTTCAACAGGACCGATCTCGATGAAGTCATCGACAAGCTCGATGACCAGTACAAGGTAGTGATCCATAATACGTACAAAGGCTTCGGGACGGAAGCAGTGAACATATATGACATGACGACAGATCGCGCGAAGTTGTACCGGGGCGGTGGCATGGATACCGGTGCTTACCAGCTCTGGCTCTATTCCCTGAAGGGGCGTCCGCTTTTCGAGAGGGACGACCTGATGTCGATAAACTCCGGATTGAGGTTTCTCTTTATCGACAAGGATGGCGTCGGCGCCTATGTCCTGGTCGGGACTTCCGATGATTTCAAGGATGAATCGCGTGGTTCAAGTTCGATCATGGAATAG
- a CDS encoding biopolymer transporter ExbD: MKISKTQGVASSIPTGSMADIIFLLLIFFMVTTIFKMEEGLPITLPRAETGSELERERLVHVWADRYNRVSINDKLVPVDYIDAVIKSRFEENPALIVAFNIDHRTKYNLVSDIIEQLKEANAVNVTFVSVGDD; this comes from the coding sequence TTGAAGATAAGCAAGACTCAGGGTGTCGCAAGCAGTATTCCCACAGGATCGATGGCTGACATCATCTTTCTTCTGCTGATCTTTTTTATGGTGACTACGATTTTCAAGATGGAAGAAGGATTGCCGATTACCCTGCCGAGAGCCGAGACAGGCAGCGAACTGGAAAGAGAAAGGCTCGTTCATGTATGGGCCGACCGGTATAACAGGGTCAGCATCAATGACAAACTCGTACCTGTCGATTATATAGACGCGGTAATTAAATCAAGGTTTGAAGAGAACCCTGCTCTGATCGTAGCTTTCAATATAGATCACAGAACGAAATACAATCTTGTCTCCGATATCATAGAGCAGTTGAAAGAAGCCAACGCCGTAAACGTGACATTCGTCTCGGTCGGCGATGATTGA
- a CDS encoding ABC transporter ATP-binding protein, whose amino-acid sequence MISVKELTKVYEVGAEKIRAVAGVDLQVSKNEYLSVMGPSGSGKSTLMNILGCLDTPTSGFYSLNGQEVSGLSDDELAYIRNKEIGFVFQTFNLLPRATALQNVELPLIYGGIPADERNERAKKALEAVGLTARAAHKPSELSGGQRQRVAIARALVNNPSIILADEPTGNLDSSTGNEIMSIFKTIHSAGNTIIMVTHEEYIAEHSKRVVRLLDGLISSDKMIAKN is encoded by the coding sequence TTGATCAGTGTCAAAGAATTGACGAAGGTATACGAAGTCGGGGCGGAGAAGATAAGGGCTGTGGCCGGTGTCGACCTGCAGGTCTCAAAGAACGAATACCTGTCGGTGATGGGTCCGTCAGGTTCGGGTAAATCGACTCTGATGAATATACTCGGGTGTCTCGACACGCCGACTTCAGGATTTTATTCATTGAATGGCCAGGAAGTAAGTGGACTGAGTGATGATGAACTTGCCTATATCAGGAACAAGGAGATAGGCTTTGTCTTTCAGACTTTTAACCTCCTTCCGCGGGCTACCGCTCTTCAGAATGTGGAACTGCCCCTTATATACGGTGGAATACCCGCTGACGAAAGGAATGAGAGGGCGAAAAAAGCGCTCGAGGCAGTCGGCCTTACCGCGAGGGCTGCCCATAAACCGAGCGAGCTTTCCGGCGGGCAGAGGCAGAGGGTAGCCATCGCCAGAGCCCTGGTCAACAATCCATCGATTATTCTTGCCGACGAACCTACCGGCAATCTCGACAGCAGCACCGGCAATGAGATCATGAGTATTTTCAAAACGATACATTCCGCGGGGAATACGATAATCATGGTCACTCATGAAGAATATATTGCCGAACATTCCAAACGTGTTGTCAGATTGCTCGATGGTTTGATATCATCAGATAAAATGATCGCGAAAAATTGA
- a CDS encoding MotA/TolQ/ExbB proton channel family protein, with protein MVERRYTVRAVIVGFILCLVAASPVVLLAQEAIEEASAPEMTLQSAQDSIGTARNDSMVVANDVADMAERKRLGVVLYNLKHSGIGEKYVDGGNFMHALLLASIVGVVFIIERLVTLARARVNVRKLMGEVLGAIKSEGIDGAMRVCERTRGPIAAVLHSGLLRSGRGPEAVKEAIETAGSIETSFLERGLVAIATVAQVAPLLGFLGTVSGMISAFAAIASAEQVSAKVVASGIEEALITTATGLIIAIPASIGHSFFVSQIDRFVLEMEEASAELVNELIELNISK; from the coding sequence ATGGTAGAGAGAAGGTACACGGTAAGGGCTGTTATTGTTGGTTTCATTCTTTGTCTAGTCGCTGCCTCACCCGTAGTTCTTCTGGCTCAGGAAGCTATAGAAGAAGCGTCAGCCCCTGAAATGACATTGCAGTCGGCTCAGGATTCAATTGGAACAGCCAGGAATGATTCGATGGTTGTCGCTAATGATGTCGCTGATATGGCCGAGAGAAAGAGACTCGGTGTAGTGCTCTACAACCTTAAGCACAGCGGGATCGGCGAGAAGTATGTAGATGGTGGAAACTTCATGCATGCTCTCCTTTTAGCGTCGATCGTCGGAGTCGTCTTTATCATAGAAAGACTTGTTACTCTCGCCCGTGCGCGCGTCAACGTGAGAAAGCTCATGGGGGAAGTCCTCGGAGCTATCAAATCTGAGGGAATCGACGGAGCGATGCGCGTATGTGAACGCACAAGAGGTCCGATCGCGGCCGTTCTTCACTCGGGGCTTCTAAGGTCGGGGCGTGGTCCGGAGGCGGTAAAGGAAGCTATCGAGACCGCCGGATCGATCGAGACTTCGTTTCTCGAGCGCGGCCTCGTGGCGATCGCCACAGTGGCGCAGGTAGCCCCGCTTCTCGGGTTCCTTGGTACGGTATCGGGTATGATCAGCGCGTTTGCCGCTATCGCTTCGGCGGAGCAGGTAAGCGCCAAGGTAGTAGCCTCCGGTATCGAGGAAGCTCTTATCACGACGGCTACAGGTCTTATAATCGCTATTCCGGCAAGCATAGGGCACTCGTTCTTCGTGTCCCAGATCGACCGTTTCGTCCTCGAGATGGAGGAAGCATCGGCCGAACTGGTAAATGAGCTTATCGAACTGAATATTTCCAAGTAG